From a region of the Geothrix sp. 21YS21S-2 genome:
- a CDS encoding efflux transporter outer membrane subunit, with the protein MRTSIPFLALAATAMLTGCKVGPTYRPPEPRAPSRWSEPLAGGETSRGADLARWWTAFKDPELASLVERALKANLDLRQAQARLREARARRGVAGSALGPDVEASGSAGRERQSAHQPLLGGLLPPGTPLTSDIYQAGFDASWELDLFGGNRRRVEEADAALAAAGYSLADAQVSLVAEVARNYVAARGFQQRLAIARENLTAQRDIVALARSRYQQGFTSSLEPEQAATILAQTESQVPALEGGFLAALHHLGVLLGQAPGTLREELAATAPIPAAPAEVPAGLPADLVRRRPDIRVAERHLAEASARVGVATADLYPAFSLGGRFGWESAQSGSLLSSASSTWSWGPSFRWPIFAAGRIRANIRVQDARQEQALAAYEKAVLTGFEEVENALVAYAKEQARNVPLRAAVASSGRALEVARQQYASGLTSFINVLDAERTVYQAQDSLVQSDQAVAQDLIALCKALGGGWPATAASGS; encoded by the coding sequence ATGCGAACCTCGATTCCTTTCCTGGCCCTGGCGGCCACCGCAATGCTCACCGGCTGCAAGGTCGGCCCCACCTACCGGCCCCCGGAACCCCGGGCGCCCAGCCGGTGGAGCGAGCCCCTGGCCGGCGGCGAGACCAGCCGCGGCGCCGATCTGGCCCGGTGGTGGACGGCCTTCAAGGACCCCGAGCTGGCCTCCCTGGTGGAGCGGGCCCTGAAGGCCAACCTGGACCTCCGACAGGCCCAGGCCCGCCTCCGGGAAGCCCGGGCCCGGCGCGGCGTGGCCGGCTCGGCCCTGGGTCCCGACGTGGAGGCCTCGGGATCCGCCGGCCGGGAGCGCCAGAGCGCCCACCAGCCCCTCCTGGGCGGCCTGCTGCCCCCCGGGACCCCCTTGACCAGCGACATCTACCAGGCCGGGTTCGACGCCAGCTGGGAACTGGACCTCTTCGGCGGCAACCGGCGCCGCGTGGAGGAGGCCGACGCCGCCCTGGCGGCCGCAGGCTACAGCCTGGCCGACGCCCAGGTCAGCCTGGTGGCGGAAGTGGCGCGCAACTACGTGGCCGCCCGGGGGTTCCAGCAGCGCCTGGCCATCGCCAGGGAGAACCTCACCGCCCAGCGCGACATCGTGGCCCTGGCCCGTTCCCGGTACCAGCAGGGCTTCACCAGCAGCCTCGAGCCGGAGCAGGCCGCTACCATCCTGGCCCAGACCGAAAGCCAGGTGCCGGCCCTGGAAGGCGGATTCCTGGCCGCCCTGCACCACCTCGGGGTGCTGCTGGGCCAGGCCCCGGGCACCCTGCGCGAGGAGCTGGCCGCCACCGCGCCGATTCCCGCCGCGCCGGCGGAGGTTCCCGCGGGCCTCCCGGCCGACCTGGTGCGGCGCCGCCCCGACATCCGGGTGGCGGAGCGCCACCTGGCCGAAGCCTCCGCGCGGGTGGGCGTCGCCACGGCCGATCTCTATCCCGCGTTCTCGCTTGGCGGCAGGTTCGGCTGGGAAAGCGCCCAGAGCGGCAGCCTCCTCTCCTCCGCCAGTTCGACCTGGTCCTGGGGCCCCTCCTTCCGCTGGCCGATCTTCGCGGCGGGCCGGATCCGCGCGAACATCCGCGTCCAGGACGCGCGCCAGGAGCAGGCCCTGGCCGCCTACGAGAAGGCCGTGCTGACCGGCTTCGAGGAGGTGGAGAACGCCCTGGTGGCCTACGCCAAGGAGCAGGCCCGCAACGTGCCCCTGCGGGCGGCCGTGGCCTCCAGCGGCCGGGCCCTGGAGGTGGCGCGCCAGCAGTACGCCAGCGGCCTGACCAGCTTCATCAACGTCCTGGACGCGGAGCGGACGGTGTACCAGGCCCAGGACAGCCTCGTGCAGAGCGACCAGGCCGTCGCCCAGGACCTGATCGCCCTGTGCAAGGCGCTGGGCGGCGGCTGGCCGGCAACGGCGGCCAGCGGGAGCTGA
- a CDS encoding DHA2 family efflux MFS transporter permease subunit yields the protein MPFPRTPNSAAKPGANPWLVAVVISLATFMEVLDTSIANVALGHIGGSLGASQSQATWVLTSYLAANAIIIPISGWLSNTLGRKRFYMICVALFTASSFLCGIAPSLGVLLLCRVLQGAGGGGLAPSEQSMLADTFPGKYFGMAFAVYGIAVVVAPAIGPTLGGWITDNFSWRWIFFMNVPVGVVSLLLTQRLIQDPPKEQAPKKPIRVDAMGFAFVVLAFGALQVFLDKGQESDWFGSPAIVAFFLLTLAGIIGLVVWETMIAKDPVVDLPLLRNGSLATSMGLQFVVGFILNSTTVLVPLLAQQLLGYDATQAGLVLMPGGLMLMVMMPVAGALVRKVQPKYLMAFGLSLLAVSLVMMSGFTAQIAFNHLLWARLIQCMGLPLFFIPLNTIAYSNLPPGKSNQASAMMNLMRNLGGSIGIAVATTLLVRRAQVHQMYLAATATRANLPLMHRLHPDGGLAPKGLLGFYNQVQVQAAMLSYLDVFRILTVACVIVIAVVLLLRRVRRDVQPAMGH from the coding sequence ATGCCCTTCCCGAGAACTCCCAACAGCGCCGCCAAGCCCGGCGCCAACCCGTGGCTTGTCGCCGTGGTGATCTCCCTGGCCACCTTCATGGAGGTGCTGGACACCAGCATCGCCAACGTGGCCCTGGGGCACATCGGCGGAAGCCTGGGCGCCAGCCAGAGCCAGGCCACCTGGGTGCTCACCAGCTACCTGGCCGCCAACGCCATCATCATCCCCATCAGCGGCTGGCTGTCCAACACCCTGGGCCGCAAGCGCTTCTACATGATCTGCGTGGCCCTCTTCACCGCCAGCTCCTTCCTCTGCGGCATCGCCCCCTCCCTGGGCGTGCTGCTGCTGTGCCGGGTCCTCCAGGGCGCCGGCGGCGGGGGGCTCGCCCCCAGCGAGCAGAGCATGCTGGCCGACACCTTCCCCGGCAAGTACTTCGGCATGGCCTTCGCGGTCTACGGCATCGCCGTGGTGGTGGCGCCGGCCATCGGTCCCACCCTCGGCGGCTGGATCACCGACAACTTCTCCTGGCGCTGGATCTTCTTCATGAACGTGCCGGTGGGCGTGGTGTCCCTCCTGCTCACCCAGCGGCTCATCCAGGATCCGCCGAAAGAGCAGGCTCCGAAAAAGCCCATCCGGGTGGACGCCATGGGTTTCGCCTTCGTGGTGCTGGCCTTCGGCGCCCTGCAGGTCTTCCTGGACAAGGGCCAGGAGTCCGACTGGTTCGGCTCGCCCGCCATCGTCGCCTTCTTCCTGCTCACCCTGGCCGGCATCATCGGCCTGGTGGTGTGGGAGACGATGATCGCGAAGGATCCCGTGGTGGACCTGCCCCTGCTGCGCAACGGGAGCCTGGCCACCTCCATGGGCCTGCAGTTCGTCGTCGGGTTCATCCTCAATTCCACCACCGTCCTGGTGCCGCTCCTGGCCCAGCAGCTCCTGGGCTACGACGCCACCCAGGCCGGCCTCGTGCTGATGCCGGGCGGCCTGATGCTCATGGTCATGATGCCCGTCGCCGGGGCCCTCGTGCGCAAGGTGCAGCCCAAGTACCTGATGGCCTTCGGCCTCTCCCTGCTGGCCGTGTCGCTGGTGATGATGTCGGGCTTCACCGCCCAGATCGCCTTCAACCACCTGCTCTGGGCCCGGCTGATCCAGTGCATGGGACTGCCGCTGTTCTTCATTCCCCTCAACACCATCGCCTACAGCAACCTGCCCCCCGGGAAGAGCAACCAGGCCAGCGCCATGATGAACCTCATGCGCAACCTGGGCGGCAGCATCGGCATCGCCGTGGCCACCACCCTCCTGGTGCGCCGGGCCCAGGTGCACCAGATGTACCTGGCGGCCACGGCCACCCGGGCGAACCTGCCCCTGATGCACCGCCTGCACCCCGACGGCGGGCTCGCCCCGAAGGGCCTGCTGGGCTTCTACAACCAGGTCCAGGTCCAGGCGGCGATGCTCTCCTACCTGGACGTGTTCCGCATCCTGACCGTCGCCTGCGTGATCGTCATCGCCGTGGTCCTGCTGCTCCGCCGCGTGCGCAGGGACGTCCAGCCGGCAATGGGTCACTGA
- a CDS encoding HlyD family secretion protein produces MTTAASQTAGPAPSLVDGASAVAAPEPSAAAPASSRRLSSLLVAGALVAGSLGAVYYVRQVAPFESTDDAFIDGHIIGISPQVAAQAAVVHIDDNQVVHKGDLLVELDPTDFQVALEQARGAEAAALGKRAQAQAGVAAAESAVVEAEATLHSLQATFENAETELRRQQGVDARARSQKDLDTAVAGRKTSFASLERARAQVRSAQAQVAQARATVTAAEGDYQKAQADTRKARVNLDHCRILAPVDGRIAGKAVDAGAYVTPANPLFQIVPAQVWVVANFKETQLRHMAPGQPVEVSVDAFPGLALTGRVDSIQSGTGSRFSVIPTENATGNFVKVVQRVPVKILLDNGNLGQLAPGMSVEPKVRVRS; encoded by the coding sequence ATGACTACTGCCGCTTCCCAGACTGCCGGACCGGCCCCATCCCTGGTGGACGGAGCTTCCGCCGTCGCCGCCCCGGAGCCGTCCGCGGCCGCCCCGGCCTCCAGCCGCCGGCTGTCCTCCCTCCTCGTCGCCGGCGCGCTGGTGGCCGGCTCCCTGGGGGCCGTCTACTACGTGCGCCAGGTGGCGCCCTTCGAATCCACGGACGACGCGTTCATCGACGGCCACATCATCGGCATCAGTCCGCAGGTGGCCGCCCAGGCGGCCGTGGTGCACATTGACGACAACCAGGTGGTCCACAAGGGCGACCTCCTCGTGGAACTGGACCCCACCGACTTCCAGGTGGCCCTGGAACAGGCCCGGGGCGCGGAGGCGGCCGCGCTGGGCAAGCGGGCCCAGGCCCAGGCCGGCGTTGCGGCGGCCGAAAGCGCCGTGGTCGAAGCCGAGGCGACCCTCCATTCCCTGCAGGCCACCTTCGAGAACGCCGAGACCGAGCTGCGCCGCCAGCAGGGCGTCGACGCCCGGGCCCGTTCCCAGAAGGACCTGGACACCGCCGTCGCCGGCCGCAAGACCTCCTTCGCCTCCCTGGAGCGGGCCCGGGCCCAGGTGCGCTCCGCCCAGGCCCAGGTGGCCCAGGCCCGGGCCACCGTCACCGCGGCCGAGGGCGACTACCAGAAGGCCCAGGCCGACACCCGCAAGGCCCGCGTGAACCTGGACCACTGCCGCATCCTGGCCCCCGTGGACGGGCGCATCGCCGGCAAGGCGGTGGACGCGGGCGCCTACGTCACCCCCGCCAACCCGCTCTTCCAGATCGTGCCGGCCCAGGTGTGGGTGGTGGCGAACTTCAAGGAGACCCAGCTCAGGCACATGGCCCCGGGCCAGCCCGTCGAGGTGAGCGTGGACGCCTTCCCCGGCCTGGCCCTCACCGGGAGGGTGGATTCCATCCAGTCCGGCACCGGTTCCCGCTTCAGCGTGATCCCCACCGAGAACGCCACGGGCAACTTCGTCAAGGTCGTCCAGCGCGTCCCCGTGAAGATCCTCCTCGACAACGGCAACCTGGGCCAGCTGGCCCCGGGCATGTCCGTGGAACCCAAGGTGCGGGTGCGTTCCTGA